The Linepithema humile isolate Giens D197 chromosome 2, Lhum_UNIL_v1.0, whole genome shotgun sequence genome has a segment encoding these proteins:
- the LOC136997635 gene encoding uncharacterized protein, whose translation MAVLNNTFYLIEFEDGIQVVPDDWIQKDTKKCWYPNFKRDKDINKAIKKRLIPQDDWLLCSFKRVFGIYESYSEVCKKLKKAEMTSDVNTDTDKTKRKVRARKQSNTDDDESDCSNYQSCLPPYPKAPMIHTNTKNTQKEDEYITIRNTKNVQEEDEYITIRNYLQRIERMLADIKFDVNHLTEQYQLILTKLNLNVSNRTRENRSPTPNDELSELSFPLKTIEEIEFLQKILASSKEGLKEHMFNILATIGGSSYEEMSKRMFIYVFTNEVASFYSWVGGKGKRKLHHFEVMKLMFIVRKTFSNVTEKEFETKCKDWFRHAKHRFENEKRRQNNSTKTKHDGVCPQQTTSMQDDGHDEAPSYGRSMNSSEAIACSEV comes from the exons atggCTGTTctaaataatacattctatTTGATAGAATTTGAAGATGGGATACAAGTAGTACCTGATGATTGGATACAAAAAGATACAAAGAAATGTTGGTAtccaaattttaaaagagataaagatataaataaagcgATAAAAAAACGGCTAATTCCTCAAGATGATTGGTTATTATGTTCATTTAAACGAGTGTTTGGTATATATG AATCCTACAGTGAAGTATGTAAGAAACTAAAAAAGGCTGAGATGACTTCGGATGTTAATACAGATACTgacaaaacaaaaagaaaagtcaGAGCCAGAAAACAAAGTAATACTGATGATGATGAAAGCGATTGTAGCAATTATCAGTCTTGTTTACCACCATATCCGAAAGCGCCTATGATTCATACAa atacgaaaaatacacaaaaagaagatgaatatattacaattagaa ATACGAAAAATGTACAAGAAGAAGatgaatatattacaattagaa attatcTTCAACGTATTGAAAGAATGTTAgcagatataaaatttgatgtcAATCATCTAACTGAACAATATCAACTTATATTAACTAAGTTGAATTTAAATGTGTCAAATCGGACACGAGAAAATCGTAGCCCTACGCCAAATGATGAGTTGAGTGAACTGTCCTTTCCTCTGAAAACTATAGAGGAAAtcgaatttttacaaaaaattcttgCATCAAGCAAAGAAGGATTAAAAGAACATATG tttaACATATTAGCAACAATTGGTGGAAGTAGCTATGAAGAAATGTCAAAAagaatgtttatatatgtttttacaaaTGAAGTAGCCAGTTTTTACAGTTGGGTGGGAGGAAAAGGAAAACGGAAACTTCATCATTTTgaagtaatgaaattaatgttta TTGTCAGGAAGACATTCTCTAATGTAACGGAGAAAGAGtttgaaacaaaatgtaaagattGGTTTCGACACGCAAAACACAGGTTTGAGAACGAGAAACGACGgcaaaataattcaacaaag ACCAAGCATGATGGTGTTTGCCCTCAACAAACGACTAGCATGCAAGATGATGGACATGATGAAGCGCCGTCATATGGACGTAGTATGAACAGTAGCGAAGCGATCGCGTGCTCTGAAGtataa
- the LOC136997695 gene encoding histone H1-like protein HC2 isoform X1, protein MISALWGPMADRFDICERMRMEDDVSNSFNIVNILLTNKINTIKLQILMMNEESLLNGDVDVDVDLITAHSVAARSVAARSVAVRDVAAGSVAAGPVAAGPVAAGPVAAGPVAAGPVAAGSVAARSVAARSVAVRDVAAGLVAAGPVAADSVAAGSVAAGSVAAGSVAAGPVAAGSMSKQNRQDYRPRGRAAGARRQQERFMKFLYQLSMAPHHWGRHRGRGRGRRNN, encoded by the exons ATGATCTCTGCCCTGTGGGGACCTATGGCGGACCGCTTCGACATTTGTGAACGCATGAGGATGGAGGACGATGTAAGTAACtcctttaatattgttaatattttattaacaaataaaattaatacaataaaattgcagatacTAATGATGAACGAAGAATCGCTCCTCAACGGCgatgtcgacgtcgacgtcgatttAATCACCGCCCATTCCGTCGCCGCCCGTTCCGTTGCCGCCCGTTCCGTTGCCGTCCGGGACGTGGCTGctggttccgtcgccgccggtcccgtcgccgccggtcccgtcgccgccggtcccgtcgccgccggtcccgtcgccgccggtcccgtcgccgccggttccgtcgccgcccgttccgtcgccgcccgtTCCGTTGCCGTCCGGGACGTGGCCGCCGGTctcgtcgccgccggtcccgttGCCGCTGATTCCGTCGCCGctggttccgtcgccgccggttccgtcgccgccggttccgtcgccgccggtcccgtcgccgcTGGTTCAATGTCGAAACAAAACAgacaag attatAGACCGAGAGGTAGAGCCGCAGGAGCTCGCCGACAGCAGGAacgatttatgaaatttttatatcagctatccatggCACCACATCACTGGGGCAGACACAGGGGAAGAGGCAGAGGAAGAAG aaacaaTTAA
- the LOC136997695 gene encoding histone H1-like protein HC2 isoform X2 — MISALWGPMADRFDICERMRMEDDILMMNEESLLNGDVDVDVDLITAHSVAARSVAARSVAVRDVAAGSVAAGPVAAGPVAAGPVAAGPVAAGPVAAGSVAARSVAARSVAVRDVAAGLVAAGPVAADSVAAGSVAAGSVAAGSVAAGPVAAGSMSKQNRQDYRPRGRAAGARRQQERFMKFLYQLSMAPHHWGRHRGRGRGRRNN, encoded by the exons ATGATCTCTGCCCTGTGGGGACCTATGGCGGACCGCTTCGACATTTGTGAACGCATGAGGATGGAGGACGAT atacTAATGATGAACGAAGAATCGCTCCTCAACGGCgatgtcgacgtcgacgtcgatttAATCACCGCCCATTCCGTCGCCGCCCGTTCCGTTGCCGCCCGTTCCGTTGCCGTCCGGGACGTGGCTGctggttccgtcgccgccggtcccgtcgccgccggtcccgtcgccgccggtcccgtcgccgccggtcccgtcgccgccggtcccgtcgccgccggttccgtcgccgcccgttccgtcgccgcccgtTCCGTTGCCGTCCGGGACGTGGCCGCCGGTctcgtcgccgccggtcccgttGCCGCTGATTCCGTCGCCGctggttccgtcgccgccggttccgtcgccgccggttccgtcgccgccggtcccgtcgccgcTGGTTCAATGTCGAAACAAAACAgacaag attatAGACCGAGAGGTAGAGCCGCAGGAGCTCGCCGACAGCAGGAacgatttatgaaatttttatatcagctatccatggCACCACATCACTGGGGCAGACACAGGGGAAGAGGCAGAGGAAGAAG aaacaaTTAA
- the LOC136997680 gene encoding uncharacterized protein: MDKLLEISNDAKVKARFYKNNLTVSLDEEKILSQNYEAFTVMKKRLLDTPRFPCVSCEKLCVNSDVSELKKLKKPVEGPFWKNLMTYVTEHNSDTGLICKFCLGKFRKSMLPSTCVLNNLAVKPLPDVLSDFNDYEKMLIKRMSSFQVVQTMGAVSNKHLPHRQMIRKVKGRTFHLPLPLQETLDKICPPENPINLKHELHILVRGMPKKSKVVWENLVDINKVFKALQWLKENNPHYSEIRLPASSDDLLNEKLQETEYQIVDDGGEESNNDEIDEVVEDTVQQIKDNDQIVLKRKAFLTQITKDSGINDQYTIYPMRVKRIDNESALKLYQMLKIEDVPMDNRYKYLDVMCFPDLYPEGINGQREDRNFALPEYLFIRTRLMSKHNRFRLNPQYLFFLLHDTNNRQLKNGIYYTMMVANARERYTADRYLNELKDEQLESNLMSIFGKLRNTDQFWRQPSNNVKCMTLHYGPATWFLTLSPSEWKWSDLGEYLRDMNPDKEKLSINELIAYDPVSTSRFMCIKFKAMIDFIRSVDNPIGEVIHYFWRLEYQTRGIQHMHCLIWIRDAPVLGKSPDEEVVSFIQKYVTCEIPDKNVSPTLYETVTSDQNHKHNSYCMRTKKTETNIYRKCRFDFPRSVTTNFVLRDVVTSIVGRKNLRSRSRLYDLPRKKSERFINDYNPAIKLAWEGNMDIQFVGEKSEFLNSYLTKYTTKSEKCNIDFEMIDSNKPLASKLWNFAMRRLNNRECGALEAADTLLGHPLYGTDCDTIIKWIDVNEVRNRKVKTFNEITALDKNSTNIYCPSLIDDHYPNRPKELESLNLYDFTRFWDIVKQMPKSDEVEYYELVSRLFVKKRKKGSLINHYRFNVKTEPEKYFYSLLLLFKPWRDSSELKGAYETYTDAFKNSETGLTKAMKYHERLEEIQKAFEDVTELIEKRENDLKIADGDKSDDDELDCNPVQADDAMKNLEDFGKIDAPINLSQMMSQLNKDQKRVFDRVCQVLQNKNHILRLYVSGEGGTGKSFLIETIKHWIKINLKKTTAISAPTGIAAFNIDGLTIHRMFQLPVTHESTPKYVQLSDVILKILRDKLKNVELFIIDEVSMISNVTLMFINLRLCEIFDTTDTNDGFFGRKHILLFGDLLQLPPVKGHPPFVKMSRSDVQKYLGTMGGFDLWRLFDYDELLINMRQRGDNRYRDILSRIRIGLITDSDINVLESRKIIFKENSCDERLNELYTYMNQLPTDTICLLPTCYLCKVLNTAMLNKIDGEEILLIAEDDVDCAPAMRKKVQKTLEDKDDKVSETAGIERVIMIKIGAKVMIRRNIDVTLGLVNGTIGNVVAVNRAADGNIYSVTLVTSDNKEFAITRVDIKFEIFHKIVVHRKQFPLSLSYGITIHKSQGVTCKNAMMDLGTTVFSDGQAYVGLSRVSTLEGLHLINFNPASVQAHSGAISEYNRLRSLFKSQLPQIDLSKKKAIKVYDRRWTIPSIIDNVQNHGCEESKSVITWKIYGLLNDDNVSCYANVILQCVFHCVRIRQQILKYKASNALTDAICAYTERKYCNVQAVRRSVGECFEERIQQDASQFFMALMSTYSEINDILEHELKHVTCCSNAKCNYTVTTLEKSCLLILPIQSTLKRKRGVTLQTLIDSEFSKWETIDGSCNACKGSVLKKKTVIESTLSILVIQLNLYTFVNGVCKKIINNRINAVPTNNITIDKKKYKVISAIFHEGEEMNRGHYTCMLRAEKKSEWYCSNDMKVIKKNWPKGAQGAYILFLEQIK; encoded by the coding sequence ATGGATAAATTGCTGGAAATTTCCAATGATGCAAAGGTTAAAGcaagattttacaaaaacaatttgacCGTTAGTTTGgacgaggaaaaaattttgtcgcaaAATTACGAAGCGTTTACAGTTATGAAAAAGAGATTGTTGGATACACCACGTTTCCCTTGTGTCTCTTGCGAAAAACTATGTGTGAATAGTGACGTTTCTGAGctaaaaaagctgaaaaaacCAGTAGAGGGACCTTTTTGGAAAAACTTGATGACTTACGTAACAGAACACAATAGCGATACTGGATTAATTTGTAAGTTTTGTTTGGGCAAATTTCGGAAAAGCATGTTGCCTTCTACTTGCGTTTTGAATAATCTTGCCGTAAAACCATTACCGGATGTTTTGTCGGATTTCAatgattacgaaaaaatgttaatcaagAGAATGAGCAGCTTCCAAGTAGTGCAAACAATGGGCGCTGTTTCGAACAAACATTTGCCGCACAGACAAATGATCCGTAAAGTAAAAGGTAGAACATTTCATTTGCCACTTCCTTTACAAGAAACATTGGATAAGATATGTCCTCCGGAAAATCctataaatttgaaacacGAGTTGCACATTCTCGTTCGAGGTATGcctaaaaaatcaaaagttgTTTGGGAAAATTTGGTGGATATTAATAAAGTGTTTAAGGCTTTGCAAtggttaaaagaaaataatccgcACTATTCGGAAATTCGTCTTCCAGCGTCATctgatgatttattaaatgagaagTTGCAAGAAACAGAATATCAGATCGTCGATGATGGGGGCGAGGAGAGCAATAATGACGAAATAGATGAGGTGGTTGAGGACACCGTACAGCAGATTAAAGATAATGACCAAATCGTTTTGAAACGTAAGGCTTTCCTGACGCAAATTACCAAAGACTCGGGTATTAATGATCAGTATACGATATACCCAATGCGCGTGAAAAGGATTGATAACGAATCTGCACTCAAActttatcaaatgttaaaaatcgaAGATGTTCCAATGGATAATCgttataaatatctggatGTCATGTGTTTCCCCGATTTATATCCAGAGGGTATCAATGGACAACGAGAAGatagaaattttgcattaccggaatatttattcatcagAACGCGATTGATGTCGAAACACAATAGATTCAGATTGAATCCGCAGTACTTGTTTTTCCTTCTTCATGATACTAACAACCGACAATTGAAAAAcggtatatattatacgatgATGGTTGCTAACGCACGAGAGAGATATACTGCTGATAGATACTTGAACGAATTGAAAGACGAACAATTGGAATCGAATTTAATGAGTATTTTCGGAAAACTGAGAAATACGGATCAATTTTGGCGACAACCATCCAATAATGTGAAATGCATGACTCTGCATTACGGCCCAGCAACGTGGTTTTTGACTTTGAGTCCTAGTGAATGGAAATGGTCCGATTTGGGTGAATATTTACGAGACATGAATCCCGATAAAGAGAAGTTAAGCATTAACGAACTAATCGCATATGACCCTGTTAGCACGTCTAGATTCatgtgcataaaattcaaagccatgattgattttattcgtTCAGTTGATAACCCAATAGGGGAAGTAATCCACTACTTCTGGCGATTAGAATATCAAACTAGAGGTATCCAGCACATGCATTGCTTGATTTGGATAAGAGATGCTCCTGTGCTAGGAAAATCGCCGGATGAAGAAGTTGTTtcgtttattcaaaaatacgtGACGTGCGAAATTCCAGATAAAAACGTTTCGCCAACATTGTACGAAACGGTTACAAGTGATCAGAATCATAAACATAACTCGTATTGCATGCGTACAAAGAAAaccgaaacaaatatttacagaaagtGTCGGTTTGATTTTCCGCGATCAGTTACGACAAATTTCGTTTTAAGAGACGTTGTCACTTCAATAGTgggtagaaaaaatttacgcaGTAGAAGCAGGTTGTACGATCTTCCTCGCAAGAAGTCGGAGAggtttattaatgattataatccgGCTATCAAATTGGCTTGGGAGGGAAATATGGACATACAATTTGTTGGAGAAAAATCAGAGTTTTTAAACtcgtatttaacaaaatacacgacaaagtcggaaaaatgtaacatagaCTTTGAAATGATAGATTCCAATAAGCCTTTGGCATCGAAATTGTGGAATTTTGCGATGCGTCGTTTGAATAACAGAGAATGCGGTGCTTTAGAAGCTGCGGATACACTATTAGGGCATCCCTTGTATGGTACGGATTGTGATACCATTATCAAATGGATCGACGTCAATGAAGTGAGAAAcagaaaagttaaaacattcaatgaaattacagctctcgataaaaattctacgaaTATCTATTGTCCGTCGCTCATCGATGATCATTATCCAAACAGACCTAAAGAACTAGAATCATTGAATTTGTACGATTTTACTAGATTCTGGGACATTGTAAAACAGATGCCAAAAAGTGACGAGGTCGAATATTACGAACTGgtatcgcgtttatttgtaaagaaacgaaaaaaggGTAGTTTAATAAACCATTACCGATTCAATGTAAAAACTGAACCCGAAAAGTACTTTTACTCGCTGCTTCTTCTGTTCAAACCATGGAGAGATTCGAGTGAACTCAAAGGTGCGTACGAAACTTACACGGATGCCTTTAAGAATTCAGAGACTGGATTGACGAAGGCAATGAAATATCACGAAAGGCTCGAAGAAATACAGAAAGCTTTTGAGGATGTTACTGAATTGATCGAGAAGcgtgaaaatgatttaaaaatagcagACGGAGACAAATCTGATGACGATGAACTGGATTGCAATCCAGTACAAGCTGACGACGCGATGAAAAATCTGGAAGATTTTGGTAAGATTGACGCCCCGattaatttatcgcaaatGATGTCGCAATTGAACAAAGATCAGAAAAGAGTCTTCGACAGGGTATGccaagttttacaaaataaaaatcatattctacGATTGTACGTAAGCGGTGAGGGTGGTAcaggaaaaagttttcttattgaaaCGATCAAACATtggatcaaaataaatttgaaaaaaacgacTGCGATATCTGCTCCCACGGGTATTGCAGCATTCAATATCGATGGCCTGACAATCCATAGAATGTTTCAGCTACCCGTCACTCATGAATCTACGCCTAAGTACGTGCAATTGTCAGAcgtaatcttgaaaattttgagaGACAAATTGAAGAATGTCGAACTATTCATAATCGATGAAGTATCCATGATTTCGAATGTGACACTTATGTTTATCAATCTACgattatgtgaaatttttgatacgaCAGATACAAATGATGGTTTCTTTGGTAGAAAACACATTCTCTTGTTTGGAGACTTGTTGCAGCTTCCTCCTGTAAAAGGACATCCTCCGTTCGTTAAAATGTCTCGATCAGATGTTCAGAAGTATTTAGGTACCATGGGTGGATTTGACTTGTGGAGATTGTTTGATTACGACGAACTCTTGATAAATATGCGACAAAGAGGCGACAACAGATATCGCGATATACTTTCTAGAATACGAATAGGTCTCATAACGGATTCTGACATCAATGTACTTGAAtcaagaaaaatcattttcaaagaaaatagttgCGACGAAAGATTGAATGAACTTTACACTTATATGAATCAATTACCGACCGatacaatatgtttattaccTACGTGTTATTTGTGCAAGGTTTTGAACACGGCAatgcttaataaaatcgaCGGCGAGGAAATTCTACTAATAGCAGAAGATGATGTCGACTGTGCTCCagcaatgagaaaaaaagtgcaaaaaaccTTGGAAGATAAAGATGACAAAGTTTCAGAAACGGCAGGCATTGAAAgagtaataatgattaaaattggtGCTAAAGTGATGATTCGACGAAACATTGACGTAACTCTGGGACTTGTCAACGGAACAATAGGCAATGTAGTTGCGGTTAATCGTGCtgctgatggaaatatttattccgtcACATTAGTTACTTCGGATAACAAAGAATTCGCAATAACGAGAGTAGACattaaatttgagatatttcacaaaatagtgGTACATCGCAAACAATTTCCATTGTCCCTTAGTTATGGAATAACTATACACAAAAGTCAAGGCGTTACGTGTAAAAATGCAATGATGGATCTGGGAACGACTGTATTCAGTGATGGTCAAGCCTATGTAGGTTTGTCTCGAGTGAGTACATTGGAAGGCCTACATTTGATAAACTTCAATCCGGCATCAGTTCAAGCACACTCAGGAGCCATTTCGGAATATAATCGACTAAGATCTTTGTTCAAATCTCAGCTGCCACAAATCGATTTATCCAAGAAAAAGGCTATAAAAGTTTACGATCGTCGATGGACCATACCTAGTATCATTGATAATGTACAGAATCATGGTTGCGAGGAATCAAAAAGTGTAATTACGTGGAAAATATACGGCCTTCTTAATGACGATAATGTTTCGTGTTACGCTAATGTAATATTGCAGTGTGTATTTCATTGCGTGCGTATCAGGCaacaaatactaaaatataaagcatCGAACGCATTGACTGATGCTATATGCGCGTATACTGAGCGTAAATATTGCAACGTTCAAGCGGTTAGAAGATCTGTCGGAGAATGCTTCGAAGAACGAATACAACAAGATGCTTCGCAATTTTTCATGGCTCTAATGTCGACGTATTCTGAAATCAATGATATATTGGAACACGAATTGAAGCACGTAACATGTTGCTCAAATGCCAAATGTAATTACACGGTAACTACGTTGgaaaaaagttgtttgctAATATTACCTATACAATCGacattaaaaaggaaaagaggtGTCACGCTACAAACTTTGATTGATTCGGAATTTTCCAAATGGGAAACGATAGACGGCAGTTGTAACGCATGTAAAGGTTCcgttctgaaaaagaaaaccgtAATCGAATCGACTTTATCCATCTTAGTGATACAGCTCAATTTATACACTTTTGTGAACggtgtttgcaaaaaaattatcaacaatcGGATTAACGCCGTACCGACGAATAATATCacgatagataaaaaaaagtacaaggTAATAAGCGCTATATTTCACGAAGGCGAAGAAATGAATCGTGGTCACTACACGTGTATGTTGagagcagaaaaaaaatcagaatggtATTGCTCTAATGACATGAAAGTCATTAAGAAAAACTGGCCCAAAGGAGCACAAGGGGCGTACATATTGTTCTTGGAGCAgattaagtga